One Diabrotica virgifera virgifera chromosome 3, PGI_DIABVI_V3a genomic window carries:
- the LOC114339718 gene encoding testicular acid phosphatase homolog: MMTNSSNFKFAYLVLVCCFILVVAAKDAKTNNYSSELVAVAVIFRHGDRSPLASFPTDEYFKNLKDYFPMGLGQLTKKGIQRQYKLGQWLRQKYKGFLNESYSNKDIYVQSSNIDRCLMSASATLAGLYPPKGDQVWNDELLWQPIPVHVGSEAYMRSQDCHKLKKLYKKTLKVYNKVFRERYLQLFEYISAYSGFEDVTIFNVASVRSSMNIYKHYNTSFIPEWIRKIDQKTLDFIAATKYIIPTATQILTRLSVGVFYNYLFENLDKFIDSSVTDKPQKFMLMATHDTTISPILDGMGLYNMRPIGFSDAFIIELRKTNEGSYFINFLFKSEDKLEQRVLKDCEFDCNYSAVKKLLKNVTIDLDTRRMECAERGKMKAIKDGKDDIY, translated from the exons ATGATGACAAATAGTTCGAATTTTAAGTTTGCGTATCTGGTGTTagtgtgttgttttattttggtAGTGGCGGCAAAAGATGCCAAAACAAACAATTATTCATCTGAACTTGTAGCTGTAGCTGTG ATTTTTAGACATGGAGACAGATCCCCTTTGGCATCTTTTCCAACAGACGAATACTTTAAGAACCTTAAAGATTATTTTCCCATGGGACTCGGACAATTAACAAAG aaaGGAATTCAAAGACAGTACAAACTAGGACAATGGCTCCGCCAAAAATACAAGGGCTTTTTGAATGAATCATACTCCAATAAAGATATATACGTTCAGTCTTCAAACATAGATCGATGTTTGATGTCAGCCTCCGCCACATTGGCTGGACTGTATCCCCCAAAAGGCGACCAAGTATGGAACGATGAACTTCTATGGCAGCCCATTCCAGTTCACGTAGGATCAGAGGCATATATGAGAAGCCAAGATTGCCACaagttaaaaaaattatacaagaAAACATTAAAAGTGTACAACAAAGTTTTCAGAGAGAGATATTTACAGCTTTTCGAGTATATTTCCGCATATTCAGGATTTGAAGATGTAACTATTTTCAATGTAGCGTCTGTGAGAAGTTCTATGAATATATACAAGCATTACAATACCTCGTTTATTCCCGAATGGATAAGAAAAATAGATCAGAAAACTTTGGATTTTATAGCAG CAACAAAATACATTATCCCAACTGCTACTCAAATTCTAACGAGACTTTCGGTAGGtgttttttacaattatctcTTTGAAAATCTTGATAAATTTATTGACTCATCGGTAACAGACAAACCACAAAAATTTATGCTAATGGCAACCCATGATACAACAATATCACCCATATTAGATGGTATGGGCCTCTATAATATGAGGCCTATTGGATTTTCAGATGCTTTTATAATAGAGTTAAGAAAAACCAACGAAGGGAGCTATTTTATAAATTTTCTCTTTAAATCGGAAGATAAATTAGAACAAAGGGTTCTTAAGGACTGCGAATTCGATTGCAACTATAGTGCAGTTAAAAAGTTACTGAAAAATGTGACTATTGACCTAGATACAAGAAGAATGGAATGTGCCGAAAGAGGAAAGATGAAAGCGATCAAAGATGGGAAGGATGATATTTActag